A segment of the Centropristis striata isolate RG_2023a ecotype Rhode Island chromosome 15, C.striata_1.0, whole genome shotgun sequence genome:
TAGCGATCTTACCATAGATCATGGCAAGTCCTGTTTCGTGCAGGAACCTAAATCTCCGGTGTTTGAACAGCCATATAGTTAAAATGGTGAGTGTTAAGAGCATTATGAATATGAGTAGATTGGCACTGTCCTGTCGGTGGCTCTCCTCAGCCAGCCTCTCAGTGGCGACGTTGTTCATCGCCTCGCTCGCTCCTTGGCTCCCGACGAGCATGAATGTCAACAGAAAAGGCAACAAGAAAAGCGCTTTCGACGGTTCAACACCAAGGAGGCGTCTCTGTTTGAATCCCATTGTGGCTTTCTGTGAAACGGTTACATTTGCCGTTGAATTAGCATCGGTTTTAATGGGAAACTACTGCTTGGACGAGACAAATCGGCCAAATGACAGTCTCTTCCGCAGCCGTTATCAAAACACTGCAACTTCCggttcttcaaaataaaagtccgcCTATGAGTAGTGGTAGTCCTGAGACGAACAGCGACCCTCGTGGTGTGGGGAGGTTGATATTTGCTGTTATTATACAGTAACATTGCACAATGAAATGCACTACcaggaacaaaacaaacaaactgacaaagatttatttatttatttatttatttatttatatttttatttatttggcccaccaccaccaccccacttttggaggacaattttatttttattgacagaacaagaaaaggtcaaacaacttaaacagaaaataaggttaaaaaaagtaataataataaagagtagatatttacaacgccagttgttgttaacattgatttctgatagtgaataaggaggaggagggttattgtgtggccatacatgtatgctgataagcaaatcagcagacagacagacagacagaccaatcTGGGAATTTTATATAAATGCTATAgttgcgtatgtgtgtgtgtgtgtgtaagtgtgcttgtactttgtatttataagtgcttgtatatatgtgtgaaCAGTTATGATTTAAACATGATCAAAATAGATAATAATTATGACTCAGAGGGCTATAGTTATTGAtgcaattaaatgtattatgtgtataaattattttttccctccctgcATGACTTCTTTCTACTTTATTTTGTAATGATcacattcaaaataaacaattgcAGTATTGtagtaaaagaaacaaaatagccTGTAGCAGCATGTTTGCAGTAAATTAACATGTACTTGACTTTGATAAAGACTTCTCTTTAACCAAAATCCTCCTGATATTGGCAATTAGCTAAATGGGATTTAAATTAACaactacttttttaaaataagaaatgtaagTGCCCTGATagcaataaagaagaaaaaactgaaCTGGAGGCTTAATTCTAATAAATGAACATGCTTTTGTTGAATTTATAGTAAAGATATAGCTTCTGTGACTTTAATTTACATTATATGATCACAACACTTACAGATAATACCAtataatgtgtgtaaaaaatAGGGCTGGTGTCCATCATCACAGCCGAAGTACTTCTCAGACCTGTTGTTTAAGAGAATAACTTTCttgctctgtttctttttgACCCTCTGGACACCAAAAgtaccaaagcatgacttcttcatcacatccagacataaaaacaaagttctgccttgaaactccatgaggccagtttcagtttgatgatgatataccaagttaaactggagacaaggtcaaatattttttgtataaaatgatagaactggatgtaatcctcttatatgttatatttgcaacctttgttcacatttgcaacttttcaaattcttcattgagcatgacagtgtttcggaagtaaaaaaaaaaataattcaaaatcacatttatgttgttttttctttgtttcttttgggttcatcTTTTGGGTTCAtactgttgatccagtaagtcaggatgaaaaaataattatcagatcacataggtgaggttgtgctgaaaaaaatagaccaacatggcatttaaacattttttaggtggtgtatacaggcaggatgaaaaggattagaaaatggacaaaatagcccaagactccatagagttaaaatctTTCTTACAtgtttagattatttttattaacaaactTAGACAAtggatagtctggcgacctctACTCCAAcccccacgacccgagtgcggataagcggagaatgataatgaatgaatgaatgaacttaGATAATGATCATTCAAGTAGCCCTGCAAGTCACatctgcagaaaaaagtaatgaCTTTATTTCACGGAAGGAAGCTTGCTAATCACCTCATCATCACACACAGGAACTCCTTACTCACAGTTACATTCACAGCAAAGACCAACAAATGTCTCAAAGCTTCTTAGTGGTACATATAGTATACAGCCTTCTATTGAGTTTTCATGATTTTCTACTTCATGTAATCAAGTATCTGCAGTTACACAACTGACTGGCAAGTCAATAAGGAGAGACATTTCAGGACCAGATACTTTTGTgtactgtataaaaaaagaagaaaaaggtttttaaaagttttagtCTGAAATTTATATAACAAGAAATTTGAAAGTCTCAGACTTGACACTAATTTCTGAAGTGATTAAAAAACACCCCTGCAGAttgaattttttaaatgactgcTGACTCCTActtaaacatgttaaaatggGCCTACTGCTCCTCTAATACTTGATCATACACaatcattgtatttgttttttactagaTCTGTGGTCTTATAACTTGGATACAGCTTTGATGGACTTGACTCTATGCTGCAGAAGTATATGCGTCATGAAATATGATTAACCCCGGTCAGATTCTTTGGAATTTAACTGAGATGAGCTGATTGTCGACTTTCACCTCCCAGAATAAATAGCAGTTAACCGTTGGTTACGGATGTGGGAGCTgagtgttttttcttgataaaatgATGTGAGTATTGAATCATTTATTAATATAGTTGGTAAAAGGTCACTGGCAAATTATTACTCTGGCACATATCCCAAACTGAATTGAACAAGGTAGTAATGATTTTGCATAATATTTCAGCATAGTGAATTTTGCCATTGCATGCATTTAAGGGAATGAAcaagaatgaataaaatgaactAAGATCACTATTAACTGTTAATTTTGATAAACTTAAGAGTTGTAAGAATGCCTACTAATTTCACTGCTTCACCTAAAATAAACCAAATTACAAGTTATGTTAGATaagttcagtggtggaagaagtgctcaagttttactcaagtaaaagtagcaacaTTACAGTGTAATACTCACAagtcaaagtcctgcatttaaaatgtaacgacagtaaaagtacataaacactagcatcaaaatatacccATTATGCAGATGACTaaattcataataatataaatgatatgtttgatgcattcatgtgtacatcattttaatgttgcagctggtaaaggtggTGCTCATATAATTGTAAAACTTACAACTTAAAACTACATACTGCTGAGTagtttaaagtataaaaaaatacaccagaatTGGTTTTgtgattatattttgttttaataatctgaatcttCAAATAGAAACtaatgttttataataaatgtagtggaataaaaaagtACCTCTGGATGTAGGGGAATAGAAATATAAgtaaaaagaattataaatacctcatatttaagtaaagtaaatgtacttagttactttggACCACTGTCTTCCTGCACAGTTACACATGTTGTGAGGATTAGTTACCCAGAATTGCTATTTATATAATGCTGgttattaaaatatgtgtactCAGTATgtctttaattatttaataaagatcTAACATTTTGTCTGCGTGTTGTTGTTCACATTTTAGATGTAGGTGTATCTTTTGAGTCTTTATTTCTGaaactgtttcctctgacaggAAACAAAACCCACACAACCCAACTTTAACAGCACAAACAGATCTGATATCACATGACCATGTCATGCTCTAAATTCTTCTTGCTATTAAAACAGTTATGTGCACTCTTTAACTTGGTTCtgtcaaacaaaaaatacacatgacACGTTTACCTAGAggaaaccaaaaacaaaatttcaTCAGAAACTTAAACCTGACAGATGACAATCATAAACATCTGAAAGGCGGGATGTTTAGAGCTTTCTATAAGATTGCCATACAAAATGCAGTTCAAAGAAAGAGATAGAATTGGTTAGTCACACTATAGCACCACAAGAAGGGCAGACCTGAGAGTCATGTCATACATTTCAAGTATGACCATTTCTTTCCTGACTCCTCTCCTGCATGTATGTAGAAGGGTGCAGATCAGGGCTGTCAATCGATTAAAATCCAATGATTGTCCATATATAACTCACATTCATCTGAAAATAATCGCACATCTGTTCTAAATGTACCTTAAAGAGATATTTTAATACTCTTATTAACATGGGAGTGGACACATATTCTTGCTTTATTCAaattgttatattatatattttatattataagaAGGCAGAAAGCCGATGTTTTTCTCCACTGTAGCTTTCGTCTTTGCCACAGACAGACCTGAGACAGCACAGTTTGGTTTGTCTTCCCACAGAAGTTatcatgtttaggctttgtagctcatagatgcacgcctgtaagaacaacacacacacctttgtGTATCACAATCTTCGGAGAAACTTggacagctgttggcctgtccacgtctcattctgactgggatcctgtgagagctgtgtcagtctgagaccagcgctgcataactttacctgtgacctaaatAAAGGCCTGCTGCATTGAGACCAGTCTATTTTCTCCAGTTGTGTTTattcttgggcttccaatcaacGAACCTGAGatctttacaaaatgtatggttattattattgcaacaaCCCCAAAGAATGACAAATACTGTCCAGAATAACCTCAAAGGTGCTGCATGCTCAAAAAATATGCTGAAAGCAAAACATGGCAAGCTGAGGCCCAACAAGAAACAACAGATGAATGTAACATGACTCAGTAATACTAACACCATGCAGGGTCCAACTTACTGTAACATTTGTCAATGTTAACTAAACATACCCTGATTTAAACAGCAACAACTTCATCACAACAGACACATTGTACAACAAcattgacatgacatgacattggTCACTTAAATATCATATCATTCCCTTGATCCTTCACACAAATCATCTCACACCATGTAATTGTGTCTAACCTCACATAGGTTGGCATAGGATAGCTCACAGAGGTTTGTTTCTGCTTGCCATCCACAATGTTACTGCTGCATCGCTTACTGATTTCCCAAACTACGGGACGGGCAGGGGGTCATACTCACAGAATGTGCacctgttaaaaaataattaaatgcatTGCACTTGTATTTCCATGTGACATAAGTGTACATGTGACAGGTACAGGTTAGACCAGTTGGACCAGTAggaattgttgttgttgtgtatgtgtcagtttttttttatgtgtaattgtgtcatttttttacttcttcactctAATTGCTACAACTTACAGCCCACTGGGGCAGGCTGTAACAATGGAACTTAATTAATTATGCAATGTAGTTTAAGAACTTGCTATTTTTATCAGACAGATAAGAGTTATTTGTGTCAACATGTGAGAGCTCTCAGACAAACATTCTGCAAGTTATTGGTGCTGAGGAAAATAGTGTATTAAGATATTGTTTAGCAATCTGCCTGTGTTATATCATATTACAGTTATACAACAGAAGGCCTAACTGCAGGCATGTCATCTTGATCTCTAATATGTCAGTTTCCGCTGACAGGAAACCAAAGCCACGACAGGGACTGAAAAGAACATACACATCGATAGTGGGATGTAAAAGTTGAACTGCGCTGATGCTGACTGCATCCTGTTTCTATCTGCCACGATGCCGATGCGACTGTTTGTGCTTCTCTTTCTGGCAGGGCATGTGTTTGCCAAAGAACCGCCTGGTAAGACTtaacattttgatttttaaattgtTGGTGAATTGTgctgtaaaataataacagtTTTTGAGCCTATTTGAATGTTTCTGAGCAGTGACTGAATTAGTTTAGGGGCTTTTAGCAGATGTAATCATATTAGTTTCAATCATCTTGACATAAAGCtgcttttcctgttttttcattttgatatctATAGTATTAGTTCATAATtcatattaaataaagtaataagtcTTACTATGTTTAACTGATTTTAACAATATAACTTTCCTGGAAACTAAAATCACAATCAGAAAGAGGGGAACGGCAGAACTGCCTTGACATATGATTAGGTCTTTATATTGTGAATAATTAATCACTTTTATTATCAAATTCAATTTAACTGTTgaattttatggttttttttttatggcactTCCTTGATTATGCGAATTTACTGTGAATTCCGTTCGACGTCATTCGTCTAATGCCATTTCCtcatttggtgtgtgtgtgtgtgtgtgtgtgtgtgtgagagagagagagagagagagagagagagagagagagagagagagagagagttgatcagctcattttcagcgaATTGGACAGGGGTTTATCATGCCTCATGATGCATATACTTTTGCAGCATATAAAACCATCATAGCTGCACCcaagtttttgtttcattttctgcCTGAAAGtagatttttgttgttttttttctgtctaaaCACTTGTGTGTCTCTGGCAGATGTGGACTGTTTGGTGATTCATCTGAAATATGTTCACTGTTCCTGGAATAAGCAGGGGACTCCAGAAGTCAATTACACCTTCTTCGCCGGGTTCGTAATTAGTCACAGTGacccacacacactaaaactaattGTAATGTCACCTGAATTAATCAAACTGCAAAGTCTGAAATGTTGGATAAGTCAACCCACAaacaactgttttgtttttttaaatttatttatttaaggcttcttcttttttttcattttagccACTTTcctattattttatcattttttaatgttataaatGTATACGGTTAGTGCTAATTGTACGTCTTAATTGCTATTGGTAACATAAAAGATTTCACACGACTAAGTTTAACATTTACATGGAGCAGGTGTAGGCTATGTTCATGTCTCTGATTGGCTACTCCTGCTTATAGCATACGTAACGAATCAGTGCTGgaagaagcttttttttgtactaatagtatcaaaagtaaaagtacttattttgCAGTAAATTGTTCCCCATCAGTGTTTTACTATTATATTAGATCAATATTACTGCTTCGATATTACTGTTGCATTAAtgtttatgttgcattttatttttgtagatGTTAACTgtactacttttttttattttaataaaatagcaTTGCATCATATCCGATAAAATCATCATGTTTGTAGCATGTGAGAACCAAAAACAACTTATCTGtggaaaaagtggcaaattacagagaaaaacatCACTGACATACTTTGCTTTGTATGTGAATGTCTAAACACGGATTTCCTTACAGGTTCTCCGGACAACCTGTCAGTGAATGCCCCACCTATCTGTCAGagaacaacacaaacactggaTGTAACCACCCCCATGGTGATCGTCTCAACAAGTTCTCAGCATTTTACACTAAACTGGTGCATGGAAACCAGAGTCGTCAACAGGAGCATAAACTTAAAGATAAAGGTATGCTTATTTACTGGTGCAACCTAACATTGAGAGGTActattcaaaataataaaacatttaacagttaaTAACAAGTCCTCTGCTTTACTAGAAGCCCCCAGTATGACTTCCTGATTATGTAACAGCCGGTTTAAACCAGGAATAATGTGCTATAAGGTCTGGCGtttgtcagatattagaggtgtttagttgttggtgtttttggaagcagaatataaacagtataagttgTATCCTTCCAAGGTTAAGAGTAGACCTAGCAGTGTGCGCGTACATGGAAAACGTGCCCCATACATTGGAGGTGTGGGATGTTACAAGTCTGAGTTACAGAATTGTTTAAATGccctgacacagacagaaaaaggaaagagaaCTCAGAGCTTTATTGGAGTcgggacaccttttttcagcagcccttAAAATTGACAAAGTGTTCTCCCCGCTGTGCCTAGGCAGTGTGatttgatgtctgataataaagaaaactaaaaggaacatcACCATGCTCTTCGATGTATTTTCTCACTCAAGTGAGGTATTAAATCCACTACAAGAGTTTATACATTACTGTAAAACAGTGCTAATATTTTGTCAGGaaacgggggggggggggggggggtcacatTGTATATTTAGCATTAATGAACGGTCTGTGTCTTCTCCAGTCAAGTTAAATCCACCAACCAACCTGACTGTCCACTATGGATCTGACTCCAACCTGTGGTTCAGCTGGGAACAGCTGTCACATTGTATATTTAGCATTGTATATTTAGCATTAATGAACGGTCTGTGTCTTCTCCAGTCAAGTTAAATCCACCAACCAACCTGACTGTCCACTATGGATCTGACTCCAACCTGTGGTTCAGCTGGGAACAGGACTTTTCCAGCTGTGTAAAGAGTGAGGTTCGCTACAGGATCAACAAAAAGAAGTGGGCCCCGGTAGGCACTTTAAAGCAACATGAAGTCTCTCatcctttcattttttttccactatgtattttacagtgtttcccctaccattATATTAGTACTTCAAATCACAACTGAAGTAATTTAAGGTTACCTTTCCGATAGAACAGGTGGCCTTTTATTTACCAAACTAATTTGCCTTATGTTATTTATCTTATTAACGTGTTATTCTCGTCTGCTCTCTGTATTGCACACGGCGGAATACTCTAATTTGCCACACTAaggtcacatttcaagctacttaTGGTATATTTACACTTTTCATGATATAAAGTTATTCTCAGCAGAtggtctgtcacccgtcagtcaatCATTCCCCCCTACCCAGGGCTGCCCCTGACCTAAATGGGGCCCTAAGCTAAAAAATTTCTTCGGGCACCCTGCCCCAACCccacctctccatcctcctccgagacatgcgagcgcattcacacacttacactcaGCTGGCCTCCTCACTTATCCACTGAAAAACAATTCCAGCATGATAGAGAAACgtgtctacctgtctgtatcagtcccgcccccacatcatctctctgtgtgcgtGTGCCAAACTAAAtgctatcaacctgtccgggcctgtcggatccaaacacactgttgcattatgccgttcggtAGCCacaagctaacgctagctaacaattaaagttgttttaatcacaaatagCTATTATTACTTCCTGTCCCTAACCacattctttcaaaataagagcacagtgtgttaacagaaaccaccacagaatttacaagaagactgtcaaaacaAGATGCCttacataaaacatacaagaacattTATTCTCCttcacaatatttcattaaaatatgcaatgattatgATCAGTGtttatgatggaatagtggctttagaatgtgtgagaggcaccaaatttgggagAAGGTTCTATACCACGGTATCTtgtgactttaaaaaatgttgtgggAGGTGTTTTATCTCATATTTAGCTCTCAAAATGTCCCCCAAGGCTGTAAACCTAGGGGAAAcacagttttatatttaatttgcatCCAGCTCCCTTTCAAACTCCTTCTTACTGCCCACAGATTTCTCAAATCCGTCCTGGGGTGAAGACTTACTGCATCAACTTGCCCTCCGACAGTTCCCTGTATGAGATGCAGGTGCGCAGCAAATTTGATTTCAGCTGTGGAGACTCTATATACTGGAGTGACTGGACTTCACCTGTTTCCTGGGGATCCAACAACAGCACGGGTAAACACGAAAAATGTCATGTACACTAACTCAGAGTTACAGAAGCCCCGAGAGGCAAGTCAGAAAAATATATTCTGCTGATACATTCTCAAGTCTGATCTaaattgttttctgtttattttacataagttaacatttttttcataatgtaaaaccaggtaaaaaaaaaataaattaaaaaaaataaaataaaatgttggcaagtgaattttttttgttagggagattttttaaaagtatataatagtataaaCTATATTAAGACttttctaaatatagtgtacacttaaacAGATTTCTTAAGgcctttttaaagttttttttaatacagctcaaatacttttttatttctcttcccTGCTTCTCCAAACCGGGTGAAACAATTACATTCGGCTCGTTTCTCCCCCTCACAGAAACGAATCAAAAGGACAGTTCGATGTCTGTGTGGACCACAGTGCTTTACGTGTTGGGTGCTTTCCTTCTCATCCTACTGGTCATGTTGTTGCTGCACCATGAGAGGTGGGTCATACTTCATGTCACGTGTAAATTAATGCAATATTGGGTTATAGTCATATCATATGAGCAACATATACTTATTTCCTCAGTTTCCCAAAAATCGTAGTATTATCAACAATATTTAAACTGTTAGCTACTGTTAGCATTCTGCTGTAAAATTGTTAATTGTTTGAAGCAGGAGTAAATGTAAGTCAAGatggaaataaaatgaacatttttgagTTATATTTATCATTTGACATGCAAAAGGCAATTATTGTATTAAAGGAACAGTATCTCTATCTCTAGCTCTATAACCTCGTCAAGATACAGTTCTGAAGTGCAACAGGGAACAAATGTAGTTGAGCTGTTGTTGATATAATCATCTGAAGGTGAAAATGTGCTTACCTCCAATGCAGAATCAGAATCATCTTCATCCCTGTCGTTCCAAAGCCATCAAAGAATTTTGACAACGTTGAGGTTAGTAGCAGCAGCCCTGTGCTCCTGTCACACAGAAGATTAAGCCTTTCATTAAGCAAATCTTAAAACTATAGACCATAACTACTGGAAGACAGTAATGTGTTATTGTACGAGGTGACTGCAAAACAACACacgtatgtttttgtttttttaaggtttgGCCCAAATTACACAAAGGCCTGAAAGAGAGCATTAACTACAACGAGCGTCCCTGCACTGTCCGTGAGTACTGCCATGTCCCCCAGTCAGACAGCGACAGCTCTGACTGCTCCACCTGCTCTGTCACCACCGACCAAACCGACTGCTCCATCAATATCCCTGTGAACAAATTGGACCCGTCTACGCCCTGCTCCTCTTCCACCTCCACAGTCTCGTCAGGTGAGACTGACGAGGAGAAGCAGATTTGTGTTTAGGAAACATCTCAGTTAGTGTTGGGTTTCCAGAAACATTACAATCcagattgttttatacttaCACATCTCCTGCATGACCGCATGGATGACAAAATggataaattatgttttcttcCCCTTATGAGAAGAAACCAGATATCTGATTTAGGCACTGATTGAAGCAAttgattcaatttaatttcaaGTTATTAGTGTTTCAGAATACCAACAACCTGATTAAAAATTCTGATCCTATTTGCTTATTTTACCACAAATAATGACCTCTGAACACCTTCATTTATGTATAACTTTTCATTAGTGATATGCAGCAAAGAAAAACCAAAAAGCCATAACTGAATTTCTGGAATTATTTTATGCTGTTGTAATATATAGGCTAAAGGAAAACTATGCTAGTAGTTTAGTTATGGAATTCTAGCCGTAATGACAAATATACAGCTTTGATTTAAAGGAGTATATTGATTGTAAGGaacaaaacatttactgtgaacAAGCCTCATGCATACTCAGAAGCACATTATGCATATATAATTTCAGGGGGCCAAATAATTTTATCAGGGAGAACATGGCCCCTGTGGACAGAAGTGGTAGTTTTTCATGAACACAACCAATGGAATTGATGTAGCTAGTGCTTGCATTTGTTCTGTCATTGAGTGAAAGAAAGTTGCAACTTGCTTAAGCATTGCTGTCAGTTTAATAACATTGAAGTCTTAAAAATGTCAGCATCTATCATTATttcttctaaaatatttatttccaaaATGATTATTATGACAGTATTACATATGACTGAGCCTCatcattgtgtttgttttgttggaatgtaaaaaagtcaaattaccaCTTTCTATTAAGGCACTCTTCACAAAAGATTTATAAGATGTAATTTATGTATAGTTAAAAATCATAACTTACCTATGGTGTATCTGCAACTTTTGGGTTGTAAAGTCTAAAGAATACCTTTGATCTCCtctaacacaaaaaaatagctgTCTCTAACAATTTAATGATGATGGATTATTGTAAAAACCCTTACTTACTGGCGTAATAATCTTTTTAATTGCAAACTTGATACATTATTAGAAAGTCAGAAACCATCAGCATACTCAGATTATTACCtagattataaataattaaatctaTAAACCCTAATAAATGGTGCCTTATTAGAAAGTGGGACCATACTATTACGATAACAAGATGATATAGTATTGTGTAGTTTTTCATTTGTGCTCAGCATCATAATCTTTATATTATATTCCTTTAATTTTGAATGTTACTTATCTTAATATCTTTGAATGTGATATTTCCATGTGGTTGGATGCTTTGTCACcaatatgtatattttagcATTTGTGTCCTATATTCAGTATATATGTCatgatctgtttgtttgtttgtttgtttgtttttccatatTTTAGAAAACAAATGTAGGggaacatatatattttaagtatttttttgctTGGAGTTGACGCATATCTTCTTGTGAATGTTGATTTTCCCAGTAATAAAACAAtttgtagaaataaatatatttgtctgTCGTATTACCTTCAaatcatatacagtcatggaaaaaattattagaccacccttgttgacgtattgttcattttaatgcctggtacaactaaaggtatatttgtttggacaaatataatggtaacaacaaaaataactcataagagtttaataaaagagctgatatctagccgttTTGTATGGTTTTCCATGGTGCAGAAGCGCagaaaggccgcgcatgcgcagaagcgccaaaAAGTCGCGCATtgcgcagaaaaaaaataataaaataaaataaaaattagaaaataaaaaaaataaaaaaataaataataataaaaataaaaaataaaaaaaataaaataaaataaaaattaaaataaaaaataaataaataaaaaagttgtgagTTGTGCAGGAatcgagattcagcacaactcagtgaacgcgtggatataaggtttttgaatgtgtgataaagtatgtgggagttgttagccaaaacgcactttcctttattatagcgccacctagtggtggaaattcaggatgacaatagattataaaatatttcgccaggtgtgacttatatttaaagtttcatgagttttggggtatgttcaggcagttaaaaaatgcaatcatttgagaagaagaaaaaaaataaaataattcgaaatacaataaggacctcgcaggtcgttgcctgctcgggccctagaaagacaaacgaccaaaaaagacacaaaaaagacacaaaatgacaaaaaagacacaaaatgacaacaacaacaaaaaagacacaaaatggcatttaaacattttttaagtggtgtatacaggcaggatgaaaaggattcaaaaatggacaaaatatcccaagactccatggagttaatGGCACAACTGCAGTAATTGATATTAGAGCGAGCTCCAGTGGTCCAGTGATGTCCCTGTCCAATAGAGGGAGCGCAGTGTCCCACACAACACGGAACTGAGTCAACGCATTTCTCAGATAGAAGAAGGGCAGGGCGCAGGGCGGCTGGCCCCGCAACAAGACACA
Coding sequences within it:
- the LOC131986377 gene encoding cytokine receptor common subunit gamma-like encodes the protein MPMRLFVLLFLAGHVFAKEPPDVDCLVIHLKYVHCSWNKQGTPEVNYTFFAGFSGQPVSECPTYLSENNTNTGCNHPHGDRLNKFSAFYTKLVHGNQSRQQEHKLKDKVKLNPPTNLTVHYGSDSNLWFSWEQDFSSCVKSEVRYRINKKKWAPISQIRPGVKTYCINLPSDSSLYEMQVRSKFDFSCGDSIYWSDWTSPVSWGSNNSTETNQKDSSMSVWTTVLYVLGAFLLILLVMLLLHHERIRIIFIPVVPKPSKNFDNVEVWPKLHKGLKESINYNERPCTVREYCHVPQSDSDSSDCSTCSVTTDQTDCSINIPVNKLDPSTPCSSSTSTVSSGETDEEKQICV